One segment of Methanolinea mesophila DNA contains the following:
- a CDS encoding aspartate kinase encodes MKFGGTSVADADSVTQVVDIVERHYLRDDEVAVVVSAQRGVTDQLIAIAEEIVKSQDTSTIGSFIHSLRVRHEKVLNQVAGDYASEACKEMENRLANLENILDAVHHLRELTPRSRDYIITFGERLNALVVCAAFRQRGIPSTVLDGCEAGIVTTPQHGEAMALPASDGRIKSRLLPLLTEMVPVVMGFMGCTENGIITTLGRSGSDYSAAILGAGIDADEIWIWTDVDGIMTSDPRVIDNARVLSTISYLEVMELSYFGAKVMHPRSIEPAMRKNILVRVKNTFNPDHPGTCIVHHEKRDTRVVKALTYIDKVALVSICGAQMIGRPGVAKMIFSALADAEVNVMMISQGSSEANITLIIDETQLNIAKVALTALVKQGMVREVTTNRDVCAVAVVGCGMAGARGTGGRIFTALGEAGINVMMISQGSSEVNISFVVDQADGQKAMRTLHDEFRLSEEDDE; translated from the coding sequence ATGAAATTTGGCGGAACATCCGTTGCCGACGCAGACAGCGTCACGCAGGTGGTCGACATCGTGGAACGCCACTACCTGCGCGATGATGAGGTCGCGGTAGTAGTCTCTGCGCAGCGGGGAGTAACCGACCAGCTCATCGCGATCGCAGAGGAGATCGTGAAAAGCCAGGATACCAGTACCATCGGGTCCTTCATCCACTCGCTGCGGGTGAGGCATGAGAAGGTGCTCAACCAGGTCGCCGGGGACTACGCATCCGAGGCCTGCAAGGAGATGGAAAACCGTCTCGCCAACCTGGAGAACATCCTCGACGCGGTCCACCACCTCAGGGAACTCACTCCCCGCTCACGGGACTACATCATCACCTTCGGGGAGCGGCTCAACGCCCTGGTGGTCTGCGCGGCATTCCGGCAACGGGGGATCCCTTCCACTGTGCTCGACGGGTGCGAGGCCGGGATCGTCACCACCCCGCAGCACGGGGAGGCGATGGCGCTCCCCGCGAGCGACGGCAGGATCAAGAGCCGGCTGCTCCCCCTGCTCACCGAGATGGTTCCGGTGGTGATGGGGTTCATGGGATGCACCGAGAACGGGATCATCACCACGCTCGGGAGGAGCGGCTCGGATTACTCGGCGGCCATACTGGGCGCAGGGATAGACGCGGACGAGATCTGGATCTGGACCGACGTGGACGGGATCATGACCTCGGACCCCCGGGTGATCGACAACGCCCGGGTACTCTCCACCATCTCCTACCTGGAGGTCATGGAACTCTCCTACTTCGGGGCGAAGGTCATGCACCCCCGCTCCATCGAGCCCGCGATGAGAAAGAACATCCTGGTGCGGGTGAAGAACACCTTCAACCCCGATCATCCGGGGACCTGCATCGTGCATCATGAGAAGCGGGATACCCGTGTGGTAAAGGCCCTTACCTACATCGACAAGGTCGCGCTGGTCAGCATCTGCGGGGCCCAGATGATCGGCCGGCCGGGGGTGGCCAAAATGATCTTCTCGGCGCTCGCGGACGCCGAGGTGAACGTGATGATGATCTCCCAGGGCTCCTCGGAGGCGAACATCACCCTGATCATCGACGAGACCCAGCTGAATATCGCGAAGGTGGCCCTGACCGCACTGGTCAAGCAGGGGATGGTCAGGGAAGTGACCACCAACAGGGACGTCTGTGCCGTTGCGGTGGTCGGCTGCGGTATGGCAGGAGCACGGGGGACCGGGGGCAGGATATTCACCGCGCTGGGCGAGGCGGGGATCAACGTGATGATGATCTCCCAGGGCTCATCCGAGGTGAACATCTCGTTCGTGGTGGACCAGGCCGACGGTCAGAAGGCGATGAGGACGCTCCACGACGAGTTCAGGCTCTCCGAGGAAGACGATGAGTAA
- the purM gene encoding phosphoribosylformylglycinamidine cyclo-ligase: MSKVHTYREAGVDIDLESEAIGSLVKNLTYRRKGDHTMIGGVGHFAGLMRFGEKVLAMTVDGVGTKMLVADRQKDWTTVGIDCIAMNVNDLYVMNIEPISFVDYIATDSLDKEKMAQIGKGLDEGARQANIDIVGGETATLKGLVTGLDLAGTCLGVQDRDKVITGEKIRPGDLIFGIPSTGVHSNGLTLARKVVEEHSAWDRKLPGGESIGEALLTPTRIYHPVLRVTAEAEIHGMCHITGGGLLNFRRLSRYGFRFTDPLEPQEIFSWMKETGRIPDEELYRTFNMGMGYAFVAPASSMDAIKKTFPDAKRVGEVTGEPGIFLRDLEIN, encoded by the coding sequence ATGAGTAAGGTCCATACCTACCGGGAGGCAGGGGTCGATATCGACCTGGAATCCGAGGCGATCGGGTCTCTGGTGAAGAACCTGACCTATCGCCGGAAGGGCGACCACACGATGATAGGCGGCGTCGGCCATTTCGCCGGCCTGATGAGGTTCGGGGAGAAGGTCCTGGCCATGACCGTCGACGGGGTGGGGACCAAGATGCTGGTCGCGGACCGGCAGAAGGACTGGACCACGGTAGGGATCGACTGCATCGCAATGAACGTGAACGACCTCTACGTGATGAACATCGAACCGATCTCCTTTGTCGACTATATCGCCACCGACTCCCTCGATAAGGAGAAGATGGCCCAGATAGGAAAGGGGCTCGACGAAGGGGCGCGGCAGGCCAACATCGATATCGTCGGGGGAGAGACCGCCACCCTGAAAGGCCTGGTGACCGGGCTCGACCTTGCGGGCACCTGCCTGGGGGTCCAGGACCGGGACAAGGTGATCACCGGAGAGAAGATCCGCCCGGGCGACCTGATCTTCGGTATTCCTTCCACAGGGGTACACAGCAACGGGCTCACCCTGGCCAGGAAAGTAGTGGAAGAACATTCGGCCTGGGACAGGAAATTGCCGGGCGGCGAGAGCATCGGAGAAGCGCTCCTCACCCCGACACGTATCTACCACCCCGTGCTCCGGGTAACCGCAGAGGCGGAGATCCACGGGATGTGCCACATTACCGGCGGAGGGCTGCTCAATTTCCGCCGTCTTTCACGGTACGGATTCCGGTTCACCGATCCCCTGGAACCCCAGGAGATATTCTCCTGGATGAAGGAGACGGGGAGGATCCCGGACGAAGAGCTTTACCGGACCTTCAATATGGGGATGGGGTATGCATTCGTAGCCCCGGCATCGAGCATGGATGCGATAAAAAAGACGTTCCCGGACGCAAAAAGAGTCGGGGAGGTCACCGGGGAGCCGGGGATCTTCCTTCGCGACCTGGAAATCAACTGA
- a CDS encoding ZPR1 zinc finger domain-containing protein, producing the protein MRTAVPGPCPVCNADIEYLYQTENIPYFKGILIISACCPSCGWRFAETQLLENAEPSRWELRVESEEDLNVRVVRSTTGIIRIPELGVRVDPGPACEGFVSNVEGVICRVETVIDNLICWNEDDPEEQEKALAIKKQLEQVRAGTLPVTLIIDDLTGNSAILADKAKVTPIEVVEECEIEE; encoded by the coding sequence GTGCGGACAGCCGTTCCCGGTCCCTGCCCGGTGTGCAACGCCGATATCGAATACCTGTACCAGACCGAAAATATACCCTATTTTAAAGGGATCCTGATAATTTCCGCGTGCTGTCCTTCCTGCGGGTGGCGTTTTGCAGAGACCCAGCTCCTCGAGAACGCCGAGCCGTCACGCTGGGAACTGCGGGTCGAATCGGAAGAAGATCTCAACGTCCGGGTAGTACGGAGCACCACCGGGATCATACGGATCCCGGAGCTCGGGGTGAGGGTTGACCCCGGACCGGCATGCGAGGGTTTTGTCTCCAACGTAGAGGGGGTCATCTGCAGGGTTGAGACGGTCATCGATAACCTGATCTGCTGGAACGAGGACGACCCGGAGGAACAGGAAAAAGCGCTCGCCATCAAGAAACAGCTCGAGCAGGTCCGGGCGGGGACCCTCCCGGTAACCCTGATCATCGACGATCTCACCGGGAATTCCGCCATACTCGCGGACAAGGCCAAAGTGACTCCGATCGAAGTCGTCGAAGAGTGCGAAATCGAAGAATAA
- a CDS encoding cell division protein SepF — translation MVKFLDTLLGRSTPTSEDDYMDLDLEAYEEAESSAPALFVKIATIGDIKDSPKIKDEVYNGNIVIVDIARLKMDKVMYERVLKDLKEVAKDVNGDIIGLGDQRYVVITPMSVKISRDKIGGVV, via the coding sequence ATGGTAAAGTTTCTGGACACCCTTCTTGGCAGGAGTACCCCCACCTCCGAGGACGATTATATGGACCTCGATCTGGAAGCATACGAAGAGGCTGAATCCTCGGCGCCCGCCCTCTTCGTCAAGATCGCCACCATCGGAGATATCAAGGACAGCCCGAAGATAAAGGACGAGGTTTATAACGGGAACATCGTCATTGTCGACATCGCCAGGCTGAAGATGGACAAAGTGATGTACGAGCGGGTGTTAAAAGACTTAAAAGAAGTTGCAAAGGATGTGAACGGGGACATTATCGGTCTTGGAGACCAGCGCTACGTGGTAATAACCCCCATGTCGGTCAAGATCTCGCGGGATAAGATCGGCGGGGTCGTCTAG
- a CDS encoding RNA-binding protein: MPKIIPRKRHILRKSQIQELYSRLAGEIGASAELFRDERLEIVETSGDVVMYLIGKKPLLLEYKGTLFPSLRGALERSFPERRVTVDTGAVSYVINGADVMRPGVVAVTEDIREGGPVQIVEERHGKPIALGIALMDAPEMREKTTGKVVKTFHYVGDDIWNIEF, from the coding sequence ATGCCGAAGATAATTCCCCGAAAGCGCCATATCCTGAGAAAATCACAGATACAGGAGCTTTATTCCCGTCTCGCGGGCGAGATCGGGGCTTCAGCGGAGCTGTTCCGCGACGAGCGTCTGGAGATCGTGGAGACCAGCGGGGACGTGGTCATGTACCTTATCGGGAAGAAACCGCTCCTCCTCGAGTACAAAGGGACCCTGTTCCCCTCGCTCCGGGGAGCCCTGGAACGGTCTTTCCCGGAACGCAGGGTCACGGTAGATACCGGGGCGGTCTCGTATGTGATCAACGGTGCGGACGTGATGCGCCCGGGAGTCGTTGCGGTGACGGAAGATATCCGGGAGGGGGGGCCGGTCCAGATAGTCGAAGAACGGCACGGCAAACCGATTGCTCTCGGGATTGCGCTGATGGACGCACCGGAGATGCGCGAAAAGACCACCGGGAAAGTGGTGAAAACCTTCCATTACGTCGGCGACGATATCTGGAACATCGAGTTCTGA
- a CDS encoding LSM domain-containing protein: protein MTKRPLDILDQVLNRQPVIVSLKGGRELRGILQGYDVHMNLVLDKAEEVEAGQPRSLGTLIVRGDNVIYISPSMD from the coding sequence ATGACCAAACGTCCGTTAGATATTTTGGACCAGGTGCTCAACCGCCAGCCGGTGATCGTATCTCTCAAAGGCGGGAGGGAACTCCGGGGCATCCTGCAGGGTTACGATGTGCACATGAACCTGGTACTGGACAAAGCGGAAGAGGTGGAGGCAGGGCAACCCAGGAGCCTTGGAACCCTCATCGTCCGCGGTGACAACGTGATTTATATTTCTCCCTCAATGGACTGA
- a CDS encoding 50S ribosomal protein L37e yields MSKGTPSMGKRQGNVHIACRRCGSVSYHRRHKVCSSCGFGKSTRMRKYQWLTKRPKIPTH; encoded by the coding sequence ATGTCAAAAGGCACACCCTCAATGGGAAAGAGGCAGGGCAACGTACACATCGCCTGCCGCCGCTGTGGAAGCGTATCCTACCACCGGAGACACAAGGTCTGTTCTTCCTGCGGATTCGGGAAGAGCACCAGGATGAGAAAATACCAGTGGCTGACCAAAAGGCCAAAAATCCCAACCCACTAG
- the purF gene encoding amidophosphoribosyltransferase, with protein MCGIVGIRDAGGVSFSIYYSLYALQHRGQESAGIATFDGTKLHKHKAQGLVAEVFDPEILCSLEGNVGIGHVRYPTTGANRPENAQPFNFFFRDRIISIAHNGNLVNDRELRDEFEAKGQIFSTTTDTELIAKLLIDELGNSGSIEDAVHRCMRDLQGSYSVVMMIDGVLFGFRDPLGIKPMCLGKTKDGYIMASESVAVDALGGTFIRDIYPGELVCIDEEGLRSMQIARAGRRAHCIFEYIYFARADSVLDGKLVYDVRRTIGKKLHEEAPTSADLVSPVPDSGTAYAIGYSQRSDIPFVESLMKNRYMGRTFIMPSQTEREKAVRIKLNPIREFLADRSVVLVDDSIVRGTTSRRIIGIMRDAGAREIHMRIGSPAIKAPCYLGVDMPTREELIASDKEEEEVRRRITANTLHHISLAALVEAIGCDHRSLCTGCLTGCYPVPIKGEVSEPVRIEFLDGTYQTKLERFESE; from the coding sequence ATGTGCGGTATCGTTGGCATCAGGGATGCTGGCGGTGTTTCATTCTCCATATACTATTCCCTGTACGCGCTCCAGCATCGTGGCCAGGAGAGCGCGGGAATAGCGACTTTTGATGGCACCAAGCTCCACAAGCACAAAGCCCAGGGGCTTGTGGCCGAGGTCTTCGACCCCGAGATCCTCTGCAGCCTTGAGGGAAACGTAGGGATCGGGCATGTCCGGTACCCTACCACCGGGGCGAACAGGCCCGAGAACGCACAGCCTTTCAACTTCTTCTTCAGGGACCGGATAATCTCGATCGCACACAACGGGAACCTGGTCAACGACCGCGAGCTCCGGGACGAGTTCGAGGCGAAAGGCCAGATCTTTTCCACCACCACGGATACCGAACTGATCGCGAAGCTCCTGATCGACGAACTGGGGAACTCGGGATCCATCGAGGATGCGGTGCACCGGTGTATGCGGGACCTCCAGGGGTCCTACTCGGTCGTGATGATGATCGACGGGGTACTCTTCGGGTTCCGTGATCCCCTCGGAATTAAGCCGATGTGTCTGGGAAAGACCAAAGACGGCTACATCATGGCCTCCGAGAGCGTTGCGGTAGACGCCCTGGGGGGGACCTTCATCCGCGACATCTACCCCGGAGAACTGGTCTGTATCGACGAAGAGGGCCTCCGGAGCATGCAGATCGCCCGGGCCGGAAGGAGGGCGCACTGTATTTTCGAGTACATCTATTTCGCCCGGGCGGACTCGGTCCTCGACGGTAAGCTGGTCTATGACGTCCGGAGGACGATCGGGAAGAAACTCCACGAGGAGGCACCGACATCCGCAGACCTGGTGAGCCCGGTCCCGGACTCGGGAACTGCCTACGCCATCGGCTACTCGCAACGGTCGGATATTCCCTTCGTGGAGAGCCTCATGAAGAACCGGTACATGGGGAGGACCTTCATCATGCCCTCGCAGACCGAACGGGAGAAAGCAGTGAGGATCAAGCTCAATCCTATCAGGGAGTTCCTCGCGGACCGGTCGGTGGTGCTGGTGGACGACAGCATCGTGCGGGGGACCACCTCCCGGAGGATAATCGGGATCATGCGCGATGCGGGGGCCCGGGAGATCCACATGCGCATCGGGTCCCCCGCCATCAAGGCCCCCTGTTACCTGGGGGTTGACATGCCCACGAGGGAGGAACTAATTGCGAGCGATAAGGAAGAGGAGGAAGTGAGGAGGAGGATCACCGCCAACACCCTGCACCATATCTCGCTGGCGGCGCTGGTCGAGGCGATAGGGTGCGATCACCGCAGCCTCTGCACGGGGTGCCTCACCGGGTGCTATCCTGTCCCGATCAAGGGTGAAGTATCAGAGCCCGTGCGCATCGAATTCCTCGACGGGACCTACCAGACCAAACTGGAACGGTTCGAATCGGAATAA
- the trxA gene encoding thioredoxin — translation MEDDELQSIREQKLKEMENRILQKDQANVPAKVVPVDQAGWNDLIRKNQFVVVDFWAEWCGPCRMVGPVIEELAVEYSGKVTFAKCNTDQNQKLAVNFGISAIPTIMLFARGQMVDRIIGAYPKDAIRKKISRAFGV, via the coding sequence ATGGAGGACGATGAACTGCAGAGTATCCGGGAACAGAAGCTGAAAGAGATGGAGAACCGGATTTTGCAAAAGGATCAGGCGAACGTCCCGGCGAAGGTCGTCCCCGTGGACCAGGCCGGTTGGAACGACCTGATCCGGAAGAACCAGTTCGTGGTGGTGGACTTCTGGGCGGAGTGGTGCGGCCCGTGCCGGATGGTCGGACCGGTAATCGAGGAGCTCGCCGTAGAATATTCCGGAAAGGTTACATTTGCCAAATGTAATACCGACCAGAACCAGAAGCTCGCGGTGAACTTCGGGATCTCCGCCATCCCCACCATAATGCTCTTCGCCCGGGGCCAGATGGTGGACAGGATCATCGGGGCCTATCCCAAGGATGCGATAAGAAAGAAAATTTCCCGTGCATTCGGGGTATGA
- a CDS encoding UbiX family flavin prenyltransferase, with protein sequence MKGNESVIVGLSGASGIIYGIRLLEVLKDLGIERDLVMTATGEEMVTIETGRTPAEVRALASRVHESDDFTSPLASGGFLNRGMVVIPCSMKTVAGIACGFADNLLLRAADCTLKEGRPLIIVPRETPLNSIHLKNMLTLAEVGVTILPAAPGFYHRPRTIDDLVDHVVGKVLDRMGIAHHLYHRWREEG encoded by the coding sequence ATGAAGGGTAACGAATCGGTTATCGTGGGGCTCTCCGGCGCGAGCGGTATAATCTACGGGATCCGGCTGCTGGAAGTGCTGAAGGATCTCGGGATAGAGCGCGACCTGGTGATGACCGCGACAGGGGAAGAGATGGTGACCATCGAGACCGGCCGGACCCCGGCCGAGGTCAGGGCGCTGGCCAGCCGGGTTCACGAGAGCGACGATTTCACCTCCCCCCTCGCGAGCGGGGGATTTTTGAACCGCGGGATGGTGGTCATCCCCTGCAGCATGAAGACCGTTGCCGGGATCGCCTGCGGGTTTGCGGACAACCTCCTCCTCCGGGCGGCGGACTGCACCCTGAAGGAGGGGAGACCGCTGATCATCGTCCCCCGTGAGACGCCGCTGAACAGCATCCACCTCAAAAATATGCTTACGCTCGCAGAGGTGGGTGTCACAATTCTTCCCGCAGCCCCGGGGTTCTACCACCGGCCCAGGACGATTGATGACCTGGTGGACCACGTGGTCGGCAAGGTGCTGGACCGGATGGGGATCGCGCACCATCTCTACCACCGGTGGAGAGAAGAAGGATAA
- a CDS encoding PH domain-containing protein: protein MKSPHFPLFTPFKPSPSIVTMFHILFVFLMVVIGGVLLAVGYFSGIPPLLAVIVVVLLVVIGVYLFWVGKYYRTIFFELKDDEVTWKRGVWFRQTGIVPYDRITNIDIYQGPLMRYLGFSLIKIQTAGFSGQAKAEITMEGIVEAEELRETIRTMIRETRMAGGATDGTVGAVSSGIPAPAIPGELLGELRSIRMLLEKIAEK, encoded by the coding sequence ATGAAATCTCCGCACTTTCCGCTGTTTACCCCGTTCAAACCGTCGCCCTCAATCGTGACCATGTTTCATATCCTCTTCGTATTCCTGATGGTCGTCATCGGGGGCGTCCTGCTTGCCGTCGGATATTTTTCCGGAATCCCACCCTTGCTCGCCGTAATCGTCGTAGTGCTTCTGGTGGTCATCGGGGTGTACCTCTTCTGGGTAGGAAAATATTACAGGACAATATTCTTCGAGCTGAAAGACGACGAAGTGACCTGGAAACGGGGAGTCTGGTTCCGCCAGACCGGGATCGTACCCTACGACCGGATCACCAACATCGACATCTACCAGGGACCGCTGATGCGGTACCTCGGCTTCTCCCTGATCAAGATCCAGACCGCCGGGTTCTCCGGGCAGGCAAAGGCCGAGATCACTATGGAAGGGATAGTCGAAGCGGAGGAACTCCGTGAGACTATCCGCACCATGATCCGGGAGACAAGGATGGCCGGAGGAGCGACTGACGGAACCGTGGGCGCCGTCTCATCCGGGATTCCGGCACCTGCAATCCCCGGCGAACTCCTCGGGGAACTCCGGTCAATCCGGATGCTACTCGAGAAGATAGCCGAGAAATGA